A single window of Salvia splendens isolate huo1 chromosome 6, SspV2, whole genome shotgun sequence DNA harbors:
- the LOC121809694 gene encoding small ubiquitin-related modifier 2-like has product MSTQEEDKKPGGDQSGHINLKVKGQDGNEVFFRIKRSTQLKKLMNAYCDRQSVDFSSIAFLFDGRRLRVEQTPDELEMEDGDEIDAMLHQTGGAFA; this is encoded by the exons ATGTCGACTCAAGAGGAAGACAAGAAGCCCGGTGGTGATCAATCCGGCCACATCAATCTCAAAGTCAAGGGCCAG GATGGAAATGAAGTCTTTTTTAGAATCAAAAGAAGCACCCAGCTAAAGAAACTTATGAATGCTTATTGTGATCGGCAATCAGTCGATTTTAGCTCCATTGCCTTCCTGTTTGATGGGCGTCGCCTCAGGGTAGAGCAAACTCCTGATGAG TTGGAGATGGAGGATGGTGATGAGATTGACGCCATGCTACACCAGACTGGAGGTGCATTTGCTTAG
- the LOC121809729 gene encoding protein FAR1-RELATED SEQUENCE 11-like: MTEQTDILNEASENGSESSRDDNGTIEEMPEDTILSRQTSVNLMPFIGQRFVSQDAAYEFYCSFAKQCGFSIRRHRTRGKDGVGRGITRRDFTCHRGGYPQLKPTADGKIQRNRKSTRCGCQAYMRIVKRADFNVPEWRVTGISNVHNHELLKFNEVQLLPAYCTMTPDDKSRICMYAKAGMSVRQMLRLMELEKGIKLGCLPFSEIDIRNLLQSFRNVERDHDPIDLLKMCKEKKDRDPNFKYNYRIDSNNRLEHIAWSYASSIRLYETFGDVVVYDTTHRLDAYDMLFCVWIGVDSHGSYCFFGCSLIRDENMQSFSWGLKTFLDFMNGKAPETILTDQKTCLKEALAMEMPGTKHAFSIWHIISKFSDWFSVTLGSHYDSWKAEFHRLYNLHNVDEFEIGWGEMVDIYGLQGNKHIVSLYAFRTYWALPFLRSYFFAGMSNTFQSEMINSYIQRLLSAQSMLNDFVEQVASLLDARDRGAKPKVLQKVPKTSLKTGAPIESHAATVLTPYAFGKLQEELVLAPQYATMLVDDSYFIVRHHTGVDGGYKVLWVPQDEFITCSCCHFEFSGILCRHILRVLSTNNCFQIPDQYLPLRWRDSLFSKPAPTSSGKVQLLQSMISSLITESMESEDRLNVACDHIALVLARIKNFPSAATDDSNGVAYTSPSGSFILPDVEDSDAIAQSFSTNPHECLAFAKLKDRRTRDEIDVYRKKRRCTVPCCGQYGHEIGNCPMVADDDLNADGLGFL; this comes from the exons ATGACTGAGCAAACTGATATACTGAATGAAGCATCTGAGAATGGGTCAGAGTCATCTCGAGATGACAATGGCACTATAGAGGAAATGCCTGAAGACACTATCTTGTCGCGACAAACGTCGGTGAACCTCATGCCTTTCATCGGACAGAGATTTGTATCACAGGATGCTGCCTATGAGTTCTATTGTAGCTTTGCTAAGCAATGTGGCTTTTCAATTAGGCGCCACCGGACTCGTGGGAAAGATGGCGTGGGTAGAGGAATCACGCGAAGGGATTTTACCTGCCATCGTGGTGGTTATCCGCAGCTTAAGCCTACAGCGGATGGGAAAATACAAAGGAATAGGAAGTCGACGCGCTGTGGTTGTCAAGCTTATATGAGGATTGTTAAAAGGGCTGATTTCAATGTCCCTGAATGGAGGGTGACTGGTATTAGCAATGTCCACAATCATGAATTGTTGAAGTTCAACGAGGTGCAGCTGCTTCCAGCATATTGTACGATGACTCCTGATGACAAGAGCCGTATTTGTATGTATGCTAAAGCTGGGATGTCTGTTAGGCAAATGTTGAGGTTGATGGAGCTAGAGAAAGGCATTAAGCTAGGTTGTTTGCCATTCTCTGAGATTGATATCAGAAATTTGCTCCAGTCATTTAGAAATGTGGAACGGGATCATGATCCAATTGACCTTCTCAAAATGTGCAAGGAGAAGAAAGATAGAGATCCAAACTTCAAATACAACTACCGGATAGATTCTAATAACAGGTTGGAGCATATTGCGTGGTCCTATGCTTCATCTATCAGACTGTATGAGACTTTTGGAGATGTTGTAGTATATGATACAACTCATCGCTTGGATGCTTATGATATGCTTTTTTGTGTTTGGATTGGAGTGGACAGTCATGGCAGTTATTGCTTCTTTGGTTGCTCTCTCATTCGAGATGAGAACATGCAGTCGTTCTCATGGGGATTGAAG ACATTCTTGGACTTCATGAATGGAAAAGCTCCGGAAACAATTTTGACTGATCAGAAAACGTGTCTAAAAGAAGCACTTGCTATGGAAATGCCAGGGACCAAACATGCCTTCTCGATTTGGCATATTATATCAAAGTTTTCTGATTGGTTTTCTGTCACACTGGGGTCTCACTACGATAGCTGGAAAGCTGAATTTCATCGCCTTTATAATCTGCACAATGTTGATGAGTTTGAAATTGGATGGGGGGAGATGGTTGACATATATGGCTTACAAGGAAACAAGCATATTGTCAGCTTGTATGCTTTTCGTACATATTGGGCACTACCATTCCTGAGATCATATTTCTTTGCGGGAATGTCAAATACATTTCAGTCGGAGATGATTAACTCCTATATCCAACGGCTTCTTAGTGCACAATCTATGCTTAATGATTTTGTAGAACAG GTGGCCTCACTCTTAGATGCTAGAGATCGAGGAGCAAAACCAAAGGTGTTACAAAAGGTCCCGAAAACATCCCTCAAGACAGGAGCACCAATTGAATCGCATGCTGCCACTGTGCTCACACCATATGCCTTCGGCAAACTACAAGAAGAACTAGTGTTGGCACCACAATACGCAACAATGTTGGTAGATGATAGTTATTTCATTGTGAGGCACCATACGGGAGTTGATGGTGGGTACAAAGTCTTATGGGTCCCACAAGACGAGTTCATCACATGCAGCTGTTGTCATTTTGAGTTCTCAGGCATCCTCTGCAGGCATATTCTCCGTGTCCTATCGACCAATAATTGCTTCCAGATTCCCGATCAGTACCTACCTTTGCGTTGGCGTGACTCGCTGTTTTCAAAACCTGCACCAACATCTTCAGGGAAGGTGCAGTTGCTGCAATCAATGATTTCGTCTCTAATTACAGAGTCTATGGAGAGTGAAGATCGCCTTAATGTTGCCTGCGATCACATTGCTTTAGTTTTGGCCCGCATCAAGAACTTCCCTTCTGCTGCAACAGATGATAGTAATGGTGTAGCATATACCAGCCCTTCTGGCTCTTTCATTCTCCCAGATGTCGAAGATTCTGATGCCATTGCTCAAAGTTTCAGCACAAATCCGCACGAATGTTTAGCATTTGCCAAGCTGAAAGACAGAAGAACTAGAGATGAAATAGACGTGTACAGGAAGAAAAGGCGTTGTACAGTCCCTTGCTGCGGGCAATATGGACATGAAATCGGAAATTGCCCGATGGTGGCAGATGACGATTTAAATGCAGACGGGCTAGGGTTTCTGTAG
- the LOC121809317 gene encoding importin subunit alpha-like, which translates to MSLRPNARTEVRRNRYKVAVDADEGRRRREDNMVEIRKNKREENLQKKRREGLQPQQFQTSVSVPQLDKKLESLPGMIAGIWSNDAALQLEATTQFRKLLSIERNPPIEEVIKSGVVPRFVEFLVRDDYPQLQFEAAWALTNIASGTSDNTKVVIDHNAVPIFVKLLSSPSDDVREQAVWALGNVAGDSPKCRDLVLGYGALAPLLAQFTDQAKLSMLRNATWTLSNFCRGKPQPHFDQVKPALPALTHLIHTTDEEVLTDACWALSYLSDGTNDKIQAVIDSGVCPRLVELLLHPSPSVLIPALRTVGNIVTGDDLQTQVIIENRALPCLLNLLKQNFKKSIKKEACWTISNITAGNRDQIQAVIEAGLIAPLVVLLQTAEFEIKKEAAWAISNATSGGTHDQIKFLVQAGCIKPLCDLLLCPDPRIVTVCLEGLENILKVGEAEKNQGNSRDVNVFAQMIDDAEGLEKIENLQSHDNNEIYEKAVKILETYWLEEDDEQIGSGDAAQEGFNFGGGDLPVPSGGFKFG; encoded by the exons ATGTCGTTGAGGCCGAACGCGAGGACCGAGGTCCGCCGGAATCGGTACAAGGTGGCGGTGGACGCGGATGAAGGCCGCCGCCGCCGAGAGGATAACATGGTGGAGATCCGGAAGAATAAGAGGGAGGAGAACCTGCAGAAGAAGCGGCGCGAGGGGCTCCAACCGCAGCAATTCCAGACCTCAGTCAGTGTTCCTCAGCTCGATAAGAAG TTGGAAAGCCTCCCAGGAATGATTGCTGGGATTTGGTCGAATGATGCTGCTCTGCAACTCGAAGCCACAACTCAATTCCGCAAGCTTCTTTCGATAG AGCGGAATCCACCAATTGAGGAAGTAATAAAATCTGGAGTAGTTCCCCGCTTTGTGGAGTTTCTTGTCAGAGATGATTATCCTCAGCTTCAG TTTGAGGCAGCATGGGCGCTTACAAACATTGCTTCTGGGACATCTGACAATACAAAAGTCGTGATTGACCATAATGCTGTTCCAATTTTTGTGAAACTTCTTAGTTCCCCAAGTGATGATGTCCGTGAACAG GCAGTATGGGCACTAGGAAATGTTGCTGGTGACTCACCAAAGTGTCGTGATCTTGTCCTTGGTTATGGAGCTTTAGCACCTTTGTTGGCACAATTTACTGACCAGGCAAAGCTATCTATGCTTCGGAATGCAACATGGACACTGTCTAATTTCTGCCGGGGAAAGCCACAGCCGCATTTTGACCAG GTGAAACCAGCACTACCTGCTCTTACACATCTTATACATACTACTGATGAGGAAGTCCTCACGGATGCATGCTGGGCACTTTCATATCTATCTGATGGCACCAATGATAAAATCCAAGCTGTGATTGACTCTGGTGTTTGCCCTCGATTGGTTGAGCTGTTACT GCATCCTTCTCCATCTGTTTTGATTCCTGCTCTGCGCACTGTTGGTAATATTGTGACGGGTGATGATCTTCAAACTCAG GTTATCATTGAGAATAGGGCTCTTCCATGTCTGCTTAATTTgttgaaacaaaattttaagAAAAGCATAAAAAAGGAAGCCTGCTGGACTATCTCAAACATCACTGCCGGAAATAGAGATCAAATTCAG GCTGTGATTGAGGCTGGTCTCATTGCCCCTCTTGTTGTTTTGCTTCAAACTGCTGAGTTTGAGATAAAGAAAGAAGCTGCTTGGGCTATTTCAAATGCCACTTCTGGTGGAACTCATGACCAAATCAA GTTCTTGGTACAAGCGGGATGTATAAAGCCACTCTGTGATCTCCTTCTTTGTCCTGACCCAAGAATTGTCACAGTTTGCTTGGAAGGTCTTGAAAACATTTTGAAGGTTGGAGAAGCAGAGAAGAATCAAGGTAACTCCAGAGACGTGAATGTCTTTGCCCAGATGATTGATGATGCAGAGGGTCTAGAGAAGATTGAAAATCTTCAGAGTCACGATAATAATGAAATCTATGAGAAGGCTGTGAAGATACTTGAGACATATTGGTTGGAGGAAGACGATGAGCAGATAGGGTCTGGTGATGCTGCGCAAGAAGGGTTCAATTTCGGAGGTGGTGATCTTCCTGTTCCTTCTGGGGGTTTCAAGTTCGGTTGA